A genomic segment from Lutibacter sp. A80 encodes:
- a CDS encoding rhodanese-like domain-containing protein — MSFFGLFGGDSSESSIEEYLKEGAVVIDVRTVEEYESGHVNGSKNIVLNTIPTKVKEIKALNKKVIAVCRSGARSGQATSFLKEQGIDVINGGPWQNVAKFVN; from the coding sequence ATGAGTTTTTTCGGTTTATTTGGTGGAGATAGTAGCGAATCATCAATTGAGGAATATTTAAAAGAGGGAGCAGTAGTGATAGATGTTAGAACAGTTGAAGAGTATGAAAGTGGTCATGTTAACGGTTCAAAAAACATTGTTTTAAATACAATTCCAACAAAAGTTAAAGAAATTAAAGCCCTAAATAAAAAAGTGATAGCTGTTTGTAGAAGCGGAGCAAGAAGTGGACAAGCAACTTCATTTTTAAAAGAACAAGGTATTGATGTTATTAACGGTGGTCCTTGGCAAAATGTAGCTAAATTTGTAAATTAA
- a CDS encoding HD domain-containing protein, producing MDKQQIISNTVSFVKETLKNAEGGHDWFHILRVWNNAKLIAKNENVDLFIVELGALLHDIADSKFYNGDETVGPKVARDFLESEHVSEEIIRHIEQIITNISYKGGNFKQTFTSLELNVVQDADRLDAIGAVGIARCFNYGGFKNRELYNPEIAPNLTMTKEEYKNSDSPTINHFYEKLLLLKDRMNTVTGKKIAEERHIYMEDFLQQFYNEWNGKS from the coding sequence ATGGATAAACAACAAATTATTTCTAATACAGTTTCTTTTGTAAAAGAAACATTAAAAAATGCTGAAGGAGGCCACGATTGGTTTCATATTTTACGTGTTTGGAACAATGCTAAACTAATTGCTAAAAATGAAAATGTAGATTTATTTATAGTTGAATTGGGTGCTTTATTACACGATATTGCTGATTCTAAATTTTATAATGGCGATGAAACTGTTGGTCCAAAAGTGGCACGTGATTTTTTAGAAAGTGAACATGTTTCCGAGGAAATTATACGTCATATAGAACAAATAATAACAAATATTTCATACAAAGGAGGGAATTTTAAACAGACTTTTACTTCGCTAGAATTAAATGTTGTTCAAGATGCAGATAGACTTGATGCTATTGGCGCAGTAGGAATTGCACGTTGTTTTAATTATGGTGGTTTTAAAAACAGGGAACTTTACAATCCTGAAATTGCTCCAAATTTAACTATGACTAAAGAAGAATATAAAAATTCGGATTCTCCTACAATAAATCATTTTTACGAGAAGTTATTGCTGTTAAAAGATAGAATGAATACCGTTACAGGAAAAAAAATTGCTGAAGAGCGTCATATATATATGGAAGACTTTCTTCAACAATTTTATAATGAGTGGAACGGGAAGTCTTAA
- the rseP gene encoding RIP metalloprotease RseP, with protein sequence MEILIKASQFILSLSFLIVLHELGHFIPAKIFKTRVEKFYLFFDYKFSLFKKKIGETVYGIGWIPLGGYVKISGMIDESMDTEQMKQPAQPWEFRSKPAWQRLIIMLGGVTVNFILGIVIYIMITFVWGINFVKPEGVKNGFAVHETFKQYGFEDGDLITKFNGETPQDVTDVNKHLFLRGITSLEVQHQNGETASIAIPEDIGSIMWENGVMEPFTVRTQAVIDTVVVDSPAEKAGVLKNDKIISVNNTPVAYWQDFSKIAANSTEDKLTLKVERNGITEVISITPNEDKTIGVSNYRHNDLDIQHKKYSFLESISKGNSLAIWTLKDYITQFKYVFTKKGATSIGGFIAIGNIFPATWSWQSFWSITAFLSIMLGFMNLLPIPALDGGHVVFTLYEMITGRKPNDKFLEYAQITGFLILIALLILANGNDIVKLFSK encoded by the coding sequence ATGGAAATATTGATTAAAGCTTCACAATTTATTTTAAGTTTATCTTTTTTGATAGTACTGCACGAATTAGGACATTTTATTCCTGCAAAAATATTTAAAACACGCGTAGAAAAATTTTACTTATTTTTTGATTATAAATTCTCGTTATTTAAAAAGAAAATTGGAGAAACTGTTTACGGAATTGGTTGGATTCCTTTAGGTGGATATGTAAAAATATCTGGTATGATTGACGAAAGTATGGATACCGAACAGATGAAACAACCTGCACAACCTTGGGAATTTAGATCTAAACCAGCTTGGCAACGTTTAATTATTATGTTAGGTGGTGTAACCGTTAATTTTATTTTAGGTATTGTAATTTATATTATGATCACCTTTGTTTGGGGTATCAATTTTGTAAAACCTGAAGGTGTAAAAAATGGATTTGCAGTACACGAAACTTTTAAACAATATGGATTTGAAGACGGTGATTTAATTACAAAATTTAATGGCGAAACGCCACAAGATGTAACAGATGTAAATAAACATTTATTTTTAAGAGGTATTACTTCATTAGAAGTACAACATCAAAATGGTGAAACAGCTTCTATTGCCATTCCAGAAGACATTGGAAGTATTATGTGGGAAAACGGTGTTATGGAACCTTTTACGGTTAGAACACAGGCCGTAATTGATACTGTTGTTGTTGATTCTCCTGCAGAAAAAGCCGGAGTTTTAAAAAATGATAAAATAATCTCAGTAAATAATACTCCTGTTGCCTATTGGCAAGATTTTTCTAAAATTGCTGCAAACTCAACAGAAGATAAATTAACATTAAAAGTTGAAAGAAATGGAATTACAGAAGTAATTTCAATAACTCCTAATGAAGATAAAACTATTGGTGTTTCAAACTACAGACATAACGATTTAGACATTCAACATAAAAAATATTCATTTTTAGAAAGCATTTCTAAAGGTAATTCTTTAGCTATATGGACTTTAAAAGACTATATAACACAATTTAAATACGTATTTACAAAAAAAGGTGCAACAAGTATTGGTGGTTTTATAGCAATTGGAAACATTTTCCCTGCTACTTGGAGCTGGCAATCTTTTTGGAGCATCACTGCATTTTTATCTATTATGCTTGGTTTTATGAATTTATTGCCAATACCAGCCTTAGATGGTGGTCACGTAGTATTTACCTTATATGAAATGATTACAGGTAGAAAACCAAACGATAAGTTTTTAGAATATGCACAAATTACAGGATTTTTAATTCTAATTGCACTGCTTATATTAGCAAATGGAAATGATATTGTAAAACTGTTTTCCAAATAA
- a CDS encoding BrxA/BrxB family bacilliredoxin, translating into MYPPELVRPMQQELEDAGFISLHTAQEVEQVLKSEGTTLVVVNSVCGCAAGTCRPGAIASLKFDKVPNNLVTVFAGVDTESTQRAREYMIPFPPSSPAIALFKDGALVHMLERHHIEGRPAEVIASNLAGAYEEFC; encoded by the coding sequence ATGTATCCACCAGAATTAGTAAGACCTATGCAGCAAGAATTAGAAGATGCAGGTTTTATATCGTTACACACAGCTCAAGAAGTTGAACAAGTATTAAAAAGTGAAGGCACAACTTTAGTGGTAGTTAACTCAGTTTGTGGTTGTGCAGCTGGTACTTGTAGACCTGGAGCTATTGCTTCATTAAAATTTGATAAAGTACCAAATAACTTAGTAACTGTATTTGCAGGAGTTGATACAGAGTCAACTCAAAGAGCAAGAGAATATATGATTCCTTTTCCTCCATCTTCACCAGCAATTGCATTATTTAAAGATGGTGCTTTAGTACATATGCTTGAACGTCATCATATTGAAGGAAGACCAGCAGAGGTAATTGCTTCGAATTTAGCAGGTGCTTACGAAGAGTTTTGTTAA
- a CDS encoding SCO family protein: MDLKFFKKSIPTLIIMAFFSVIMIYAIYSLLTPEKKLPVYNPADVNPRLVDESLIHIRRNHKVLDFKLINQNGDTITQEDYKDKIYVADFFFTRCMTICPVMTNNIAKLQEVFINDDDIKFLSHSVTPVMDSVPVLKEYAIKKGVIDGKWNITTGPKKHIYDLARKSYFAVLDEGDGGLQDFIHTENFILVDKKRQIRGFYDGTDNDDIQRLIEDIKLLQSQSKK; the protein is encoded by the coding sequence ATGGATTTAAAATTCTTCAAAAAATCAATTCCTACATTAATTATTATGGCATTTTTTTCTGTGATAATGATTTATGCTATTTATTCATTATTAACTCCTGAAAAAAAATTACCAGTTTATAATCCAGCAGATGTAAATCCAAGATTGGTTGATGAAAGTTTAATACATATTAGAAGAAATCATAAAGTTTTAGATTTTAAACTTATAAACCAAAATGGTGATACTATTACTCAAGAAGACTATAAGGATAAAATTTATGTTGCAGATTTCTTTTTTACTAGATGTATGACTATTTGCCCTGTTATGACCAATAATATAGCAAAACTGCAAGAAGTTTTTATAAATGATGATGATATTAAATTTTTATCACATTCTGTAACTCCAGTTATGGATAGTGTCCCTGTTTTAAAAGAGTATGCTATAAAAAAAGGAGTAATTGATGGTAAATGGAATATTACCACAGGACCCAAAAAACATATTTACGACCTAGCTCGTAAAAGTTATTTTGCCGTTTTAGACGAAGGTGATGGTGGTTTGCAAGATTTTATTCATACAGAAAATTTTATTTTAGTTGATAAAAAACGTCAGATTAGAGGTTTTTATGACGGTACCGATAATGATGATATTCAACGCTTAATAGAAGATATAAAACTTTTACAAAGCCAATCTAAAAAATAA
- a CDS encoding M48 family metalloprotease codes for MKKKGNSKVKLLIGAGIVIFSLFQYFSNSEVNKYTGKKQHISISVDDEIAIGLQSAPTMAQQHGGLYPDQKYQQFVDQVGEKLVNNSIAKQTNYKYDFHLLKDEKTINAFALPGGQIFITYALFSRLENEDQLAGVLGHEIGHVVGRHSAERMSKQNLTEGLLNGVAVGIDPSTAQGAAVLANIINMSYGREDELESDDLGVKFMIDAGYNPIELIGVMEILKQAAGPNSTPERMSTHPDPENRIQKIKEAIEKYKK; via the coding sequence ATGAAAAAAAAAGGAAATTCTAAAGTTAAACTGTTAATTGGTGCAGGGATTGTTATTTTTTCTCTATTTCAATACTTTTCTAATAGTGAGGTAAACAAGTATACAGGTAAAAAACAACATATATCTATTTCTGTAGATGATGAAATTGCTATTGGTTTACAAAGTGCACCAACCATGGCTCAGCAACATGGAGGTTTGTATCCCGATCAAAAATACCAGCAATTTGTCGATCAAGTTGGTGAAAAGTTGGTAAATAATAGTATTGCAAAGCAAACAAATTATAAATACGATTTCCATTTATTGAAAGACGAAAAAACTATAAATGCCTTTGCATTACCTGGCGGACAAATATTTATTACTTATGCATTATTTTCTAGATTAGAAAATGAAGATCAGTTAGCGGGTGTTTTAGGTCATGAAATCGGTCACGTTGTCGGTCGTCATTCAGCAGAGCGTATGTCTAAGCAAAACTTAACCGAGGGTTTGTTAAATGGTGTTGCGGTAGGTATTGATCCTAGCACTGCACAAGGAGCGGCTGTATTGGCTAATATTATTAATATGAGTTATGGTAGAGAAGATGAATTGGAAAGTGACGATCTAGGTGTTAAATTTATGATTGATGCAGGTTACAATCCTATTGAATTAATTGGTGTTATGGAAATATTAAAGCAGGCTGCAGGTCCTAACAGCACACCAGAAAGAATGAGTACACATCCAGATCCTGAAAATAGAATTCAAAAAATAAAAGAAGCTATTGAAAAATATAAGAAATAA
- a CDS encoding metallophosphoesterase → MIQNIISNSYKNAKRIPLKKDSKFIFFSDCHRGDNSYADDFANNSNIYYHALRNYLENDFTYVELGDGIELWENLYFNGIFEAHKNSFMLLREFHLRNKLHMIWGNHDMILKNEKRSAKLLDTYFDKITGTDKDLLKGLVFDEGIILEPEGFEKDILLIHGHQADFYNYVLWKWNRFLVRILWKPLQIIGIKDPTSPARNFKELIKVERRLKKWILANNNQMVISGHTHRPRFPEPNELPFFNDGSCIHPRSITGIEIVDMQISLIKWHIISREDGTLQIVKTVLEGPTAIDLYLR, encoded by the coding sequence ATGATTCAAAATATTATATCTAATTCTTATAAAAATGCTAAAAGAATTCCTTTAAAAAAGGACTCTAAATTTATATTTTTTAGCGACTGCCATAGAGGTGATAATAGCTATGCAGATGACTTTGCAAACAATAGTAATATTTACTATCACGCGTTAAGAAATTACCTGGAAAACGATTTTACCTATGTTGAATTAGGAGATGGTATAGAATTATGGGAGAACCTGTATTTTAATGGCATTTTTGAAGCTCATAAAAACTCGTTTATGTTATTGCGAGAATTTCATTTAAGAAATAAGTTACACATGATTTGGGGAAATCATGATATGATTTTAAAAAATGAAAAAAGATCAGCGAAGCTTTTAGATACCTATTTTGATAAAATTACCGGAACTGATAAAGATTTACTAAAAGGCTTGGTTTTTGATGAAGGTATTATTTTAGAACCAGAAGGATTTGAAAAAGATATATTGCTTATACACGGGCATCAAGCAGATTTTTACAACTATGTTTTGTGGAAATGGAACCGTTTTTTAGTGCGTATTTTATGGAAGCCCTTACAAATAATAGGTATAAAAGATCCAACAAGTCCTGCTAGAAATTTTAAAGAATTAATTAAAGTAGAACGTAGACTTAAAAAGTGGATATTGGCTAATAACAATCAAATGGTAATTTCTGGGCATACACACAGGCCTCGGTTTCCAGAACCTAATGAATTACCTTTTTTTAATGATGGAAGTTGTATTCATCCGCGTTCTATAACGGGAATTGAAATTGTTGATATGCAAATTTCATTAATAAAATGGCATATTATCTCTCGTGAAGACGGAACTTTACAAATTGTAAAAACAGTTTTAGAAGGACCTACAGCAATTGATTTGTATTTAAGATAA
- a CDS encoding FeoA family protein, with amino-acid sequence MFKTIANLKIGEKAFIEKLCLENIPLKLLEMGCLPGIEVELIQKAPLQDPLYIKVNGSHLAIRKETAEKITIANY; translated from the coding sequence ATGTTTAAAACTATTGCAAATTTAAAAATTGGAGAGAAAGCTTTTATAGAAAAGCTTTGTTTAGAGAACATTCCATTAAAACTGCTTGAAATGGGTTGTTTGCCTGGTATTGAGGTAGAATTAATTCAAAAAGCACCTTTGCAAGATCCTTTATACATTAAGGTAAATGGAAGTCATTTAGCAATTAGAAAAGAAACTGCAGAGAAAATAACAATTGCTAACTACTAA
- a CDS encoding Dps family protein: protein METLTKNTNTSIKKTYRKLGFTYLETAEIVVNINELIANYTVHYHKLRNFHWNVDGADFFELHQEFENEYNLVKEHIDTLAERIRVFGIKPSMTMKEILDVSEIKEVKADKMTSVEMVNQVLKDYDILHNKMLNVVNAALDIGDNVTEQIITDFMRILEKRNWMFTSWVK from the coding sequence ATGGAAACACTTACAAAAAATACAAATACATCAATAAAGAAAACATATAGAAAACTAGGATTTACTTATTTAGAAACCGCTGAAATTGTTGTGAATATAAATGAGTTAATAGCTAATTATACTGTACATTATCATAAATTAAGAAATTTTCATTGGAATGTTGATGGAGCTGATTTTTTTGAATTACATCAAGAATTTGAGAATGAGTATAATTTAGTTAAGGAACATATTGATACGCTTGCCGAAAGAATTAGAGTATTTGGAATTAAGCCTTCAATGACAATGAAAGAGATTTTAGATGTTTCTGAAATTAAAGAAGTTAAGGCAGATAAAATGACATCTGTTGAAATGGTAAACCAAGTGCTTAAAGATTATGATATTTTGCATAATAAAATGCTAAATGTTGTAAATGCAGCTCTAGATATTGGAGATAATGTTACAGAGCAAATAATAACGGATTTTATGAGAATATTAGAAAAAAGAAATTGGATGTTTACCTCTTGGGTTAAATAA
- a CDS encoding TerB family tellurite resistance protein: MGNFIKWLGAGLGFAVGGPIGSVLGYVVGNFIEGFTAGDVERARTYATSSGNSQSGDFEISLLLLSAVVIKADGKIDERELSYVRMHFRKMYGEERANNAFKLFKGFIKNNNVSTRQICMQIRQHTTHATRLQLLHFLFGLAKADGAVIEEEVNVIKTIAGYLYISQHDFESIKAMFYDSSESAYKILEIDKSASNDELKKAYRKMVKKYHPDKLQHLGEEHVKGAEEKFKQVQKAYEQIQKERGL, from the coding sequence ATGGGAAATTTTATTAAATGGCTTGGTGCTGGACTAGGTTTTGCTGTTGGAGGCCCAATTGGAAGTGTTTTAGGATATGTTGTTGGAAATTTTATTGAAGGTTTTACTGCTGGAGATGTTGAGCGTGCTAGAACCTATGCTACTTCAAGCGGAAATTCACAATCGGGAGATTTTGAAATAAGTTTATTATTGCTTTCTGCAGTTGTAATTAAGGCTGATGGAAAAATAGACGAACGCGAACTCTCTTATGTGCGTATGCATTTTAGAAAAATGTATGGAGAAGAGAGAGCCAACAATGCATTTAAACTTTTTAAAGGTTTTATAAAAAACAACAACGTTTCTACACGACAAATATGCATGCAAATTCGTCAACACACCACACATGCAACACGTTTACAATTGCTTCACTTTTTATTTGGCTTAGCTAAAGCAGATGGTGCAGTTATTGAAGAAGAAGTAAATGTAATAAAAACTATTGCAGGGTATTTATACATAAGTCAACACGATTTTGAATCTATAAAAGCAATGTTTTATGATAGTTCTGAAAGTGCTTATAAAATATTAGAAATTGATAAATCTGCCAGTAACGACGAGTTAAAAAAAGCCTATAGAAAAATGGTGAAAAAATACCACCCAGATAAATTACAACATTTAGGTGAAGAACACGTAAAAGGGGCAGAAGAAAAATTTAAACAGGTACAAAAAGCCTACGAACAAATTCAAAAAGAAAGAGGTTTATAA
- a CDS encoding ankyrin repeat domain-containing protein: MKKSILSIALLLSVFLVSAKNDITEKTPTKHFNLSTNVNAFCKLIQMGDYDAVRALIEEGENINLKSSGLTPLMFAARHNKTEIAKLLIENGAKLKLKSSKNGFTALKWAEASNAKETYAVIKNALQKKKNKKRNKK; the protein is encoded by the coding sequence ATGAAAAAATCAATTTTATCTATCGCATTACTATTATCTGTTTTTTTGGTTTCTGCCAAAAATGATATAACAGAAAAAACACCTACAAAACATTTTAACCTTTCAACAAACGTAAATGCTTTTTGTAAATTAATACAAATGGGCGATTACGATGCTGTACGCGCCTTAATTGAAGAAGGAGAAAACATAAACTTAAAATCTAGCGGATTAACACCTTTAATGTTTGCTGCAAGGCATAACAAAACTGAAATTGCCAAATTACTTATTGAAAATGGAGCGAAACTAAAGTTAAAAAGTAGTAAAAATGGTTTTACAGCTCTAAAATGGGCAGAAGCATCAAATGCAAAAGAAACATATGCGGTTATTAAAAATGCGCTGCAAAAGAAAAAAAACAAAAAAAGAAATAAGAAATAG
- the feoB gene encoding ferrous iron transport protein B, which yields MSINNEVKVALIGNPNTGKTSLFNQLTGLKQKVGNYPGITVDKKQGFCKLNNTTKAVITDLPGTYSINPTSMDETLVLDALLNDKNDTFPDVVVVVVDIENIKRNLLLFSQIKDLKIPTILVINMIDQMKRRGIELDVPLLETQLKTKIVLASARKKIGIDQIKAAILDYKKLSTDPICNITDRIDKDYFTNLKNAFKEFPLYKSWLLITQIQEFDFLTEKQKALVLKFREDLSCIKRYQHKETILRYKIINDILKKSFIVDASKATDLRGILDRVLTHKIFGYVIFALILLFIFQGIFNWASYPMDLIDTAFANLSSWVKTVLPPGTFTDLISEGIIPGIGGVVIFIPQIAILFTFVTILEETGYMSRVVFLMDKIMRKFGMSGKSVIPLISGTACAIPAIMAARNINSWKERLITILVVPFTTCSARLPVYAILIALIIPNKTVLGILNLQGLTMMALYLLGFTAAILSSILLHKVLKINTKSLFVIEMPNYKIPLLKNILYEVIEKTKAFIFGAGKIILALSIVLWFLASNGPAAFKNAEETVASKIENKNISTEELDKKIVAYKLENSYIGYMGKTIEPVIKPMGYDWKIGIALISSFAAREVFVGALATIYNVDSDDNVSTIKERMAAEVNPDTGEKRFNFPTGVSLLLFYAFAMQCIGTLAIVKRETNSWKWPILQLVGMGILAYVSAVLAFNILS from the coding sequence ATGAGCATTAACAATGAGGTTAAAGTTGCTTTAATTGGGAATCCAAATACTGGAAAGACTTCTTTATTTAATCAGCTTACAGGTTTAAAACAAAAGGTAGGAAATTACCCAGGAATAACAGTAGATAAAAAACAAGGTTTTTGTAAATTAAACAATACTACAAAGGCTGTAATTACTGATTTACCTGGAACCTATAGTATCAATCCAACTTCAATGGATGAAACGTTGGTTTTAGACGCATTGTTAAACGATAAAAATGACACTTTTCCCGATGTAGTAGTTGTTGTTGTTGATATTGAGAATATTAAGCGTAATTTACTTTTGTTTTCTCAAATAAAAGATTTAAAAATACCTACAATTTTGGTTATCAATATGATAGATCAAATGAAACGTAGGGGAATTGAGCTAGATGTACCCTTATTAGAAACACAATTAAAAACCAAAATTGTGTTGGCTAGTGCGCGTAAAAAAATTGGTATCGATCAAATTAAAGCTGCTATTTTAGATTACAAAAAATTAAGTACAGATCCGATATGTAATATTACAGATAGGATTGATAAAGATTATTTTACAAACTTAAAAAATGCTTTTAAAGAGTTTCCATTATATAAATCGTGGTTATTAATTACTCAAATACAAGAATTTGATTTTTTAACTGAGAAGCAAAAAGCACTGGTACTAAAATTTAGAGAGGATTTATCGTGTATAAAACGTTACCAGCATAAAGAAACTATTTTAAGATATAAAATTATAAACGATATTTTAAAAAAATCGTTTATAGTTGACGCTTCTAAAGCAACTGATTTACGTGGTATTTTAGATAGAGTTTTAACACATAAGATTTTTGGATATGTAATTTTTGCATTAATCTTATTATTTATATTTCAAGGTATCTTTAATTGGGCAAGTTATCCCATGGATTTAATTGATACAGCGTTTGCTAATCTAAGTTCTTGGGTTAAAACTGTATTGCCTCCCGGTACTTTTACAGATTTAATTTCAGAAGGTATTATTCCAGGAATAGGAGGGGTTGTTATTTTTATTCCACAAATAGCTATTTTATTCACTTTTGTTACCATTTTAGAAGAAACTGGTTATATGAGTCGTGTGGTATTTTTAATGGATAAAATAATGCGAAAATTTGGAATGAGTGGTAAAAGTGTAATACCATTAATTTCGGGTACAGCCTGTGCAATTCCTGCAATTATGGCTGCTAGAAACATAAATAGTTGGAAAGAACGGTTAATTACTATTTTAGTAGTTCCATTTACAACGTGCTCTGCCAGATTACCTGTTTATGCTATCTTAATAGCCTTAATAATTCCAAATAAAACGGTTTTAGGTATTCTTAATTTACAAGGTTTAACTATGATGGCGTTGTATTTATTAGGATTTACAGCAGCAATTTTATCATCTATTTTATTACATAAAGTATTAAAAATAAATACGAAGAGTCTATTTGTAATAGAGATGCCGAATTATAAAATTCCTTTATTAAAAAATATTTTATACGAAGTAATAGAAAAAACTAAAGCATTTATTTTTGGAGCAGGTAAAATAATATTAGCTCTTTCAATAGTATTGTGGTTTTTAGCTTCAAATGGACCCGCTGCTTTTAAGAATGCGGAAGAAACGGTTGCTTCTAAAATTGAAAATAAGAATATTTCTACAGAAGAACTCGATAAAAAAATAGTTGCTTATAAATTAGAGAACTCCTATATTGGTTATATGGGGAAAACAATTGAACCGGTTATTAAGCCTATGGGATACGATTGGAAAATTGGAATTGCATTAATTAGTTCATTTGCGGCTCGTGAGGTTTTTGTTGGTGCTTTAGCAACTATCTATAATGTAGATAGTGATGATAATGTAAGCACTATAAAAGAACGTATGGCAGCTGAAGTGAATCCAGATACCGGTGAAAAGAGATTTAATTTTCCAACAGGAGTATCTTTATTGCTGTTTTACGCTTTTGCAATGCAGTGTATTGGTACTTTGGCAATTGTAAAAAGAGAAACTAATAGTTGGAAATGGCCAATATTACAACTAGTTGGTATGGGAATTTTAGCATATGTATCGGCTGTTTTAGCATTTAATATTTTAAGTTAA
- a CDS encoding FeoB-associated Cys-rich membrane protein, with the protein MQDILVYIALGLAIAFLVKKYFFKSKKKGGCDTNCGSC; encoded by the coding sequence ATGCAAGATATTTTAGTTTACATAGCGCTAGGTTTAGCCATTGCATTTTTGGTGAAAAAATACTTTTTTAAATCTAAAAAGAAAGGTGGCTGTGACACCAATTGTGGAAGTTGTTAA
- a CDS encoding glycoside hydrolase family 27 protein: protein MKRIIILVLTVLLSACNQTSTLKEPNNSNKTTLSTSKKPLMGWASWNNYRVNINETIIKSQADAMLSKGLKDVGYSFINTDDGFFGGRDKNGDLLVHKERFPSGMKSLADYIHSKGLKAGIYSDAGINTCASYWDKDTIGVGMGLYGHDRKDLTLFLKDWDYDFIKVDWCGGEWLGLDEETRYTEIGNIIKEIKPSTIYNICRWEFPGTWATRVADSWRISGDINNNFQSILAIIDINADLWMHSSYGKYNDMDMLQVGRGMTYEEDKAHFSMWCLMQSPLLLGNDLTTISDETIEIITNKEIIALNQSEFVYQARRMVDYGDLEVWAKPLISTISGEIAVGLLNRTNKTTNITFNLESVGLDASASYTMRDLWSKKDYPSSTNSEISFEVPAHGIVVLKIKGRALPYNVFQFKDKKA, encoded by the coding sequence ATGAAAAGAATAATAATTCTTGTTTTAACAGTTCTTTTATCGGCTTGTAACCAAACAAGCACTTTAAAAGAGCCAAACAATTCTAACAAAACTACACTAAGCACTTCTAAAAAACCACTAATGGGTTGGGCAAGTTGGAACAATTATAGAGTAAATATAAATGAAACTATTATTAAATCTCAAGCAGATGCAATGCTCTCTAAAGGCTTAAAAGATGTAGGCTATTCTTTTATAAATACAGACGATGGCTTTTTTGGAGGAAGAGATAAAAATGGTGATTTATTAGTACACAAGGAGCGTTTTCCTAGCGGAATGAAATCACTTGCAGACTATATTCATTCTAAAGGTTTAAAAGCAGGAATTTACTCCGATGCTGGAATAAATACTTGTGCTTCTTATTGGGATAAAGACACTATTGGTGTTGGAATGGGACTTTACGGACACGACAGAAAAGACTTAACATTATTTTTAAAAGATTGGGATTACGATTTTATAAAAGTAGATTGGTGCGGTGGTGAATGGTTAGGCTTAGATGAAGAAACCAGGTATACCGAAATTGGAAACATTATTAAAGAAATTAAACCTTCTACAATCTACAATATTTGTAGATGGGAGTTTCCTGGAACTTGGGCAACACGTGTTGCAGATTCTTGGAGAATTTCAGGAGATATTAACAACAACTTTCAATCTATTTTAGCAATTATAGATATAAATGCCGATTTATGGATGCATAGTTCCTACGGTAAATATAACGATATGGATATGTTACAAGTTGGTAGAGGAATGACTTACGAAGAGGATAAAGCACATTTTTCTATGTGGTGTTTAATGCAATCTCCACTTTTATTAGGAAACGATTTAACTACAATAAGTGATGAAACTATCGAAATAATTACAAACAAAGAAATTATTGCACTTAACCAATCCGAATTTGTATATCAAGCTAGACGAATGGTTGATTATGGCGATTTAGAAGTTTGGGCAAAGCCATTAATTTCAACTATTAGTGGAGAAATTGCTGTTGGGTTATTAAACAGAACTAATAAAACAACTAATATTACTTTTAATTTAGAATCTGTTGGTTTAGATGCTTCAGCTTCTTATACCATGCGAGATTTATGGTCTAAAAAAGACTATCCTTCATCAACAAATAGTGAAATTTCCTTTGAAGTGCCTGCGCATGGAATTGTAGTATTAAAAATAAAAGGAAGAGCTTTACCTTATAATGTATTTCAATTTAAAGATAAAAAAGCTTAA